The sequence TTCCTgttcaaataacaaaaaaaaaaaagtaaaatgagAAAAAATGTTGTCAGTCATAATACCTATAATGTGTACAATTggcagtgttctaaaaatcggtctagacgGCAAATCAATAATCCCCTATAAAGGGCCTAATTGCCGCCTatcgatttcttgaacattgacaAATTAGTAGAATGATTTAGACTTTTGGCACCTTTCCAATTTAGGAAACTCTTTGCTTTCCCATGCAAAAGTAAGatgagaaaaatattttcaatcatAACACCTATATTGTGTACAATTGggagtgttctaaaaatcggtctaggggCAAATCAGACTTAAACGAAACGATTTTATAATCGCCTATCGATTTCTTGAAAATTGACAAATTAGTAAGGTATTTAGACTTTTGGCACCTTTCCAATGCAAAGTTTCCTCAGAAACTCCTTGCTCTCCCATGCAAAAGGCTCATCTTTACCTCCCCTACGAGCCTAcaatggaaaataaaataaataaaaaagaattaatGATGGAGGCACAGAAGAGTTGACTTTTTGGAATTTAGAGTAAGCTCACCATCTTAGGTGCCATGAGAGAAGAAAGAGTGATGGTCTTTTCCGGTGGAGCTCCAGGTCTGTTGTGGGTCAAAGCGGTGATCACTAAACAGTCTCCGGAGGTTACAGCCTTCACTCTTCCTTTGAGCCATTGGTTCTCAGTCGCTGACGCCATGCTGACCTGCACCAAAGACAAGACTAATTAAAACATTTAAAgacaaattaataataattattcaatgctgctgtttttttttcaaaatgagtGCATTGGTGGTAACTACTACATGATCAAGATTCATTTTGGTCCCATCAGATTAATGCTAGAGCTACATGcgtctgatttaaaaaaaaggcTATATAACATTCGTCCTAGATGAATCATGTAAATGTAACATTTGTCTTGATCTGTActaatcaaaccaaacaaaaacgtTTTCTAACCAGCTAGATGATAAGCGTTAACGCTCGATCAGATCAATTGAATCATCAAACGGATAGATCTACAATAATACTTAGAAGAACATATACCTTGATTAACCAAATGAGAGAAACACAGACCCAGATCTGAAGATCCTTCTCTAAAcacaaatgaaaagaagaagaaaaagacagGAGCTATGAGTTTAGGACACAAAGCTAACGGCGGATCTCGAGATTAGAGAGGTGAGAGCTCAGGGGATCTGTGCAGAGAGAAGGTCAAAGAAATATAAACAGAGTTACAGAGGTGAGGTGACAACGATTTGTCTGTTTTACCCTCGTTATTTCGGATTAATTACGTGTAAATGCCATTTTAAAAGCCtttttattagattttgttTGCAGAAAAGAGTTGGGTTTGAGGTCGTACAGATTAAAGTGAAAATCACATTGTCTGGTTTCACTTTGGAGTTAAACTACTAGAGATCTGCCCTAAAAAAGGCTACTTTTCCCGATTTTGCATACCTAGTCCTTCTGATTATTTTTGTTCATTAATTTGGTCGTTTATATACTCTCTTTTCTATACCACCACCAGATTCAGATTTGACAAAATAGTTTTTGTTGTTAACTatcaaaatagaaataaatattttgggaATGACAGATAACTATCAAAAGGTCATCATGTTTAAAAAATGCTTTAACATGTTCACCTACTCTGACAAGTACATATTTGGTAGAAAATGAAAGATAATTCTTTTTAGATAATGATGATGTTTCTTTGTGCCCAAAACTCTCTTACTTTCAAAAAATAAaccttaattaaaaaaattaacaatgtTTGGTTTGATGGTATAAACGGAGATAGGGTTATTAAGAATACAGATCTCGATTCTTTTGTGCTTAATCTTTACTCCATTTTCCGAATCTCTCCATATTAATGATTTGGAGTTTTATACTTGTATATCATCAGCTATCTTCTGAAGGTTACGTTATAGGCCAATTAATTCGTAATAAATGTCTACACGCAAATACTTAATAACGtaccaaattatatatacacacgCATTCTCCATTTGCCTCTTCTATTAAAGCAAATAATGCAAAATTTCAAACACATACACCGATACACGACAGCGACAAAAACAAACAACTAGATAAATAACACGTGCATGAATATTCTCTTTATATTACCACTAGCTTTTCCAAAATTCCAATCACCGTTCAGTCACGTTCGATGTAGAAACAAAACCTTTTACTTTTCACAGATGACACGAAAAGAAATcctgataaaattattttatatcatttgATATACGATCCGGTTTTGTCCACTACGAAGCATGATCGCAATATGTCACTCGCATGCCTTTCAAAAATGCTTTTCTTAATGTTCACTAATCACTACATTACAGCGCATTGACTTGATACAAATATGCCAACACAGCTTTGCGCACATATTTTTAACTCTTGTAATAACAAACACACACAACATTGAGTTAACTATATGCAAAGGTTTGGAACAGAACTCAATGAATATTGTATCAATGACGATAGATACTTTTTGATAGTTCAGAAAGTACCAAACGAACTTGATTTCTAAGTTACTGAATAGTGACATATTCTCACAAACTCTATGTTTGTCAACTTGTGGGTTTGGTTATGATTTTTGTccacattttcataaatattcaATGCACGGCATGTTTTTTTCTGTTAATTCAATACTTTTGATATATCGACTTCTCCGCCACCAATTCATGTACTTTTCTTGCGATCTTTTTGGTTTTATATCAATGCTTGCGCTGGTTTCTCATTAGGAACTCGATCAGAGATTGTCTTTCCTTCTAcaattttttctgatttatctactatgttttaagTACAAATGCATCATATAGACGTGTTGAGAAAGGTCAGAAGGAAATTACATACTTGGACCAATTAATGAGAGTCTCGTGTTTATGTACGTGGGAAAATAATATAGATACAattctttatttcttttatagcaAGTCcccttctttaaaaaaaaacaaacaaacaaaaaacaaaagcgGGAAAGTTATACTATTCAGGCGAAGAATAACTTTATCCTTCCGTCCAAACAGAGTGCTATGCTATCTCAAGCACATCGATTTGGGAGGGAAAATCAATTTGGGGGAAAGGGTTTTGCTTCCTCTCCTCTCATGCGCTATGAAGAGAAGACATAGCGATAAAGTCTCGATTCGTATCCACAACATCGGCACACCGTTGATTTCTCGCTCCACCGGTTCACCCATAGAATCTCTTCACGTCGAATCAGATCGTCCCTACACGATTGGTCGAAGTACAGCTAACGGGTCGTGCGATTTTGTCCTCGATCATGTCGGAATCAGTAGAAACCACTGCCAGATTCTATTCGATAGCCGAAGTAGCAAACTTTACGTTTTTGATGGTGTGATTCTTTCGAATTATTCAGGTGGGTTTAGTCAATTTTTCAATGAGGTGGAGAAGGAGGGTTTGAGATTTAAGGTTTCTTTGAATGGTGTGTATGTTAATCGAGTTAAGGTTGGGAAAGGTAGAGTTCAAGAGGTTTTGGTTGGTGATGAGGTGTTGTTTGTTTGTGGGAAGGAAGGGTTGTTGTGTTGTAAAGATGAACGAGTTGGGTTTGTTGTTCAGGAGATTGGTTTTGAAGGAAGGGATACTTCTGTTTCCGAAGGACATTCTAGGGGGAGTTTTTCTAGTGGGAAGAGAAGTAAAAGGGTTTTTGCTCCGATGGAAAATGAAGTCAGTTCTATGGTTTCTGGGGTTAAAGCTGTTGGTGGTGTTGTTGAGAGATTGAACTCTCTTGTAAGATATTGTAGACATGTATTGAATAGTGATGATCCTGTATCTTGCCTTAGGCTGTCAGATTCTGGGAAAGAATGCGTATCCTATTGTACAATGTTAAGGTTAAAAGGAGGTATAGTGAAAGATAATAGAGAAGTCAGGAGTGATGAGGAAAATCATGAGATGAGTGGTTTAAAGGTGAGGGATGAGCAGCCAAGCCCACAATTGCATATAGATAGAAGTATAGTTGTCTCAAACTTGGTTAGCCAGGTAGAAAGTGATGGTGCTGCTTGTATTTCTGTTAGCGATAAAGCTAGGACAATGATTCCTATTGATGAGGAGAAAGAAAACACTCCTGGTAATAGTTACTTCACTAAGGAGAAAAGTTATCAAAGCTCTGGGAAGAACTTTTATCTAAATCGTCTTCAATATATTGAACATGATCCAACTGGTAGTCAACGGGTGGTTTCCTTGCCAGAACTTCTTCACCCTGTGGAAAGCATCTCACAAATTTTCATTGCAACATTTACAAGTGATATCTTATGGTATGTTGAGaaaagtttctatttcttttattttctctgtTAGTCTTAACAGAAGAATTGGTTTCTATATCCTCATATGTTCCTCATGCTTGTTCAAGAGTCTGATTAAAGCTATATCAGCAGGTTTCTTACCGGTTGTGAGATACCTAGTCATTTGCCTGTAACTGTTGCATGTCACCATGCTGAGAGATGTTGGAGCTCAAGCCCTGATTCAAGAACCGCTGCTCCTTTGCCAAATTACCCAAACGTAACTATGGTGTACGTAATACCggattatattttctttttttgttactattgctTCACTACTTTTCTAACGAGTTTTTATCTTGTCTTAGATTTCCACCATTTCCTGAGGAAATTGCATTTGGGAAAGATAGAAAGAACCAAGGCATTGCTTGTCATCACCCCAAGCTGTTTATTCTGCAAAGAGAAGATAGTCTTCGTGTAATTATTACGTCTGCAAACTTAGTAGCAAGACAGGTAAGAATGTAGGCCTAAGTATATAGTAATGAAATGCATCATTTATTCAGAGAATTGTATCATATTTCATTTTCTAATGGAGACTTCTAATTCCAGTGGGATGACGTGACCAACACAGTTTGGTGGCAAGATTTTCCACGAAGAGCAAACCCTGATTACTTATCCCTTTTCAGCCATTTCAAAAAGGAAACCAATCGTGGTTTAAGTTCAGATTTTGGTGCTCAGCTGGCTGGATTTGCTGCGACACTTTTGGCTGATGTTCCAAGTCAAGCCCATTGGATTCTCGAGTTGACAAAATACAACTTTGAACACTCAGCAGGTCATCTTGTCGCTTCAGTCCCTGGAGTTCATTCTTATAAGCCCTCTTATCTTACAGAATCTGTTCGCTCAAGCTCCGTGAGTAACTTCATTTGGATTCTCTGATTAGTTCATGTTTTACTGCTTCACTTAGTTTGATTGTGTCCTGACTAATCTTATGATTCTTGTTTCAGGCTTTCAATGAAGAGTTTCTGGGATCTGTGGAAGCGTCTGTCGTTGGCCTAAGTTACCTTTTCCGTTCTACCAGTGATTCTACAGGAGCACAACTGAAACGACTGGCTTCATATATTAGTAGAACCCGTGAAAATTCTCTCGGAATGTTGGAACTTGTTATGAGAAGAAACACCAGTGTGCCTGCTGACGTGAATGCTGTGAGCGTCCTTGTCCCTAACCCTGATGATGATTCGAGAGACGGTCAGTAGTTTCATCTATTGTTCATGGTTATGTGTCCTTGACATGAAATTTTCATTCTGTGACTAATACAAAGTGCTTTGTGACAGAGTTTGTCCAGCTAGGCTTTTTGCCGCGGAACATTGCAAAATGGGTTTCACCTCTGTGGGATATTGGGTTCTTTAAATTTGTTGGATATGTGTATCGAGATGAAGTCCTTGCATCTGCTTCCTGTAGGAGTAACCAGAAGGTGCAACTGATGCTGCATGTATTACAAGTATGGCATACTCATTATATGTTAACTATATACTTTGCATAAATAAGCTATGGATATATCTGATAATCTCTCTTTACTTTTTTCAGGGAGTGTCCATTTCAGAAATGTCAAAGTTGATTCTACCACATCATGTTGTTGCGTTGTGCTCGTTGATTGCTTCACTTCAGAGATGTACTGGCATTTGGAGGCTACAAGAGGTAAGTTTGATGGCTAATAAGTGCTTTTAACGATAGTGTATCAGTCTTTAACTATGTGATCCTCTGTATTGTTTCTCCAAAGGTGTTAGGCTGTTACAAGTGGCCTGAGTCTCAGGAATCTGATTTTGTCTACAGTAAGTGCGTTTCCAAAATAGCTATGGTAGACAAATACCTTATAGGGTGTTAAGTTTATAGATGTTTATCTTATAATAGGTGCATCATCGGTTGGAGGCTCAGTAACTGCAGGTTTTCAAGCTGATTTTGCATCAGCCGCAGGTAAAAAAGCGTTACAGCATTTTGACTCCCAAGAGTCTGATCCTGAGGTACTGTTTTTGTTTCGAAACACCCTTAAAAGCTATCACTACAAGTATATTGTGCATGAAACGTTTGGTCTAT comes from Brassica rapa cultivar Chiifu-401-42 chromosome A02, CAAS_Brap_v3.01, whole genome shotgun sequence and encodes:
- the LOC103850653 gene encoding uncharacterized protein LOC103850653 isoform X2; translated protein: MKRRHSDKVSIRIHNIGTPLISRSTGSPIESLHVESDRPYTIGRSTANGSCDFVLDHVGISRNHCQILFDSRSSKLYVFDGVILSNYSGGFSQFFNEVEKEGLRFKVSLNGVYVNRVKVGKGRVQEVLVGDEVLFVCGKEGLLCCKDERVGFVVQEIGFEGRDTSVSEGHSRGSFSSGKRSKRVFAPMENEVSSMVSGVKAVGGVVERLNSLVRYCRHVLNSDDPVSCLRLSDSGKECVSYCTMLRLKGGIVKDNREVRSDEENHEMSGLKVRDEQPSPQFQVESDGAACISVSDKARTMIPIDEEKENTPGNSYFTKEKSYQSSGKNFYLNRLQYIEHDPTGSQRVVSLPELLHPVESISQIFIATFTSDILWFLTGCEIPSHLPVTVACHHAERCWSSSPDSRTAAPLPNYPNVTMVFPPFPEEIAFGKDRKNQGIACHHPKLFILQREDSLRVIITSANLVARQWDDVTNTVWWQDFPRRANPDYLSLFSHFKKETNRGLSSDFGAQLAGFAATLLADVPSQAHWILELTKYNFEHSAGHLVASVPGVHSYKPSYLTESVRSSSAFNEEFLGSVEASVVGLSYLFRSTSDSTGAQLKRLASYISRTRENSLGMLELVMRRNTSVPADVNAVSVLVPNPDDDSRDEFVQLGFLPRNIAKWVSPLWDIGFFKFVGYVYRDEVLASASCRSNQKVQLMLHVLQGVSISEMSKLILPHHVVALCSLIASLQRCTGIWRLQEVLGCYKWPESQESDFVYSASSVGGSVTAGFQADFASAAGKKALQHFDSQESDPEWGCWSAREEREAPSIKIIFPTIERVKNGLRGVLSSRRLLCFSDKTWQKLRYNNVLHDAVPNPQDRVGHPMHIKVARRRFTSTRGLGSSSFGWVYCGSHNFSAAAWGQTISRSSRTNQDQSYNAMRVVSKLRVCNYELGIVFVFPPPHEETDLCDGSKIDDIVLPFIVPAPKYGGSDRPATGLAMREALAEFREGSRSVFGENEVEEVEEEEEDEAEAEAEAEGRGEFVVEEEKQEEKAYGEALWSQVESSLSS
- the LOC103850653 gene encoding uncharacterized protein LOC103850653 isoform X1, translated to MKRRHSDKVSIRIHNIGTPLISRSTGSPIESLHVESDRPYTIGRSTANGSCDFVLDHVGISRNHCQILFDSRSSKLYVFDGVILSNYSGGFSQFFNEVEKEGLRFKVSLNGVYVNRVKVGKGRVQEVLVGDEVLFVCGKEGLLCCKDERVGFVVQEIGFEGRDTSVSEGHSRGSFSSGKRSKRVFAPMENEVSSMVSGVKAVGGVVERLNSLVRYCRHVLNSDDPVSCLRLSDSGKECVSYCTMLRLKGGIVKDNREVRSDEENHEMSGLKVRDEQPSPQLHIDRSIVVSNLVSQVESDGAACISVSDKARTMIPIDEEKENTPGNSYFTKEKSYQSSGKNFYLNRLQYIEHDPTGSQRVVSLPELLHPVESISQIFIATFTSDILWFLTGCEIPSHLPVTVACHHAERCWSSSPDSRTAAPLPNYPNVTMVFPPFPEEIAFGKDRKNQGIACHHPKLFILQREDSLRVIITSANLVARQWDDVTNTVWWQDFPRRANPDYLSLFSHFKKETNRGLSSDFGAQLAGFAATLLADVPSQAHWILELTKYNFEHSAGHLVASVPGVHSYKPSYLTESVRSSSAFNEEFLGSVEASVVGLSYLFRSTSDSTGAQLKRLASYISRTRENSLGMLELVMRRNTSVPADVNAVSVLVPNPDDDSRDEFVQLGFLPRNIAKWVSPLWDIGFFKFVGYVYRDEVLASASCRSNQKVQLMLHVLQGVSISEMSKLILPHHVVALCSLIASLQRCTGIWRLQEVLGCYKWPESQESDFVYSASSVGGSVTAGFQADFASAAGKKALQHFDSQESDPEWGCWSAREEREAPSIKIIFPTIERVKNGLRGVLSSRRLLCFSDKTWQKLRYNNVLHDAVPNPQDRVGHPMHIKVARRRFTSTRGLGSSSFGWVYCGSHNFSAAAWGQTISRSSRTNQDQSYNAMRVVSKLRVCNYELGIVFVFPPPHEETDLCDGSKIDDIVLPFIVPAPKYGGSDRPATGLAMREALAEFREGSRSVFGENEVEEVEEEEEDEAEAEAEAEGRGEFVVEEEKQEEKAYGEALWSQVESSLSS